The following proteins are encoded in a genomic region of Porphyrobacter sp. CACIAM 03H1:
- a CDS encoding DUF885 domain-containing protein has product MMHKLSTSLAVALAAVTLPALPAAAQTATAGTATQSEDARLTAFLDAAFEEYLARQPQLATRLGLKQGGDRWNDTSEEATRAEVEWRKASVAKMRAAFDRAKLSPEAQVNFDIWALEAERAEVDFANRIYRPPFYSRLYSAHSQLPDFLVNTHTVADATDLRNYIARLRGMPALLDRAIERTRASQEAGIKPPRFQIETVMTGSRKLISGAPYGEGPDAALWADVKAKTAALVAAGKLPQAEADTLLGEARAAILALAPAYERVIAWAEASLPDAPSGKVGALTLPGGDAYYAAQLKLVTTTDMTAQEIHAIGRAEVARIEAEQDALARQAGLADRHAFYAERARLYPPRPFDDAARKEYLDESNAFVARTRSMLGPWFGTLPAYGIEVVREPAFSEVAGGAAHASAPSPDGARPARTYVHLVGTVPDPAAKYTLMCHEAVPGHNMQGDIQVRQQGGPKFRSVTGYVAFGEGWALYAEALCKEMGAFPDIAADFMRLDAELFRAARLVVDTGIHALGWTEDEAVTYMNTTGRQPIERSRSEVRRYITLPGQATGYKIGMLKIMELRARAERTLGAKFDIKGFHDLLIASGSQPLSILERRVDEWIAARAKG; this is encoded by the coding sequence ATGATGCACAAGCTTTCGACCAGCCTCGCCGTGGCGCTCGCCGCGGTGACGCTCCCCGCACTGCCCGCAGCGGCGCAGACCGCAACCGCCGGCACCGCCACGCAGAGCGAGGACGCGCGCCTCACCGCCTTTCTCGATGCCGCGTTCGAGGAATATCTCGCGCGCCAGCCTCAGCTTGCCACCCGGCTCGGGCTCAAGCAGGGCGGCGACCGCTGGAACGACACCAGCGAGGAGGCCACCCGCGCCGAGGTCGAGTGGCGCAAGGCCAGCGTCGCGAAGATGCGCGCCGCCTTCGACCGCGCGAAACTCTCGCCCGAGGCGCAGGTCAATTTCGACATCTGGGCGCTGGAGGCCGAACGGGCCGAGGTCGATTTCGCCAACCGGATCTATCGCCCGCCGTTCTATTCGCGCCTTTACTCGGCGCACAGCCAGCTGCCCGATTTCCTCGTCAACACCCACACCGTGGCGGACGCGACGGATCTCAGGAACTACATCGCCCGTCTGCGCGGGATGCCCGCGCTGCTCGACCGCGCGATCGAGCGCACCAGGGCGAGCCAGGAGGCCGGGATCAAGCCGCCGCGCTTCCAGATCGAGACGGTGATGACGGGCAGCCGCAAGCTCATCTCGGGTGCGCCCTATGGCGAAGGTCCGGACGCGGCGCTGTGGGCCGACGTCAAGGCCAAGACCGCCGCGCTGGTTGCCGCCGGCAAGCTCCCCCAGGCCGAGGCCGACACGCTGCTCGGCGAGGCGCGCGCGGCGATCCTCGCACTTGCGCCCGCCTACGAACGCGTGATCGCCTGGGCCGAGGCCAGCCTGCCCGACGCGCCGAGCGGCAAGGTCGGCGCGCTCACCCTGCCGGGCGGCGATGCCTACTACGCCGCGCAGCTGAAGCTCGTCACCACCACCGACATGACCGCGCAGGAGATCCACGCCATCGGCCGCGCCGAAGTGGCCCGGATCGAGGCGGAGCAGGACGCGCTGGCGCGTCAGGCGGGCCTTGCCGACCGCCATGCCTTCTATGCCGAGCGCGCGCGGCTCTACCCGCCGCGCCCGTTCGACGATGCCGCGCGCAAGGAGTATCTCGACGAGTCCAACGCCTTCGTCGCCCGCACCCGCTCGATGCTGGGTCCGTGGTTCGGCACGCTGCCAGCATACGGGATCGAGGTCGTGCGCGAGCCCGCCTTCTCCGAAGTCGCCGGTGGCGCGGCCCATGCCTCTGCCCCGAGCCCTGACGGCGCGCGCCCGGCGCGTACCTATGTCCACCTCGTCGGCACCGTTCCCGACCCGGCGGCGAAGTACACGCTGATGTGTCACGAGGCGGTCCCCGGCCACAACATGCAGGGCGATATCCAGGTGCGCCAGCAGGGCGGGCCGAAGTTCCGCTCGGTCACCGGCTATGTCGCCTTCGGCGAGGGCTGGGCGCTCTATGCCGAGGCGCTGTGCAAGGAGATGGGCGCCTTCCCCGACATCGCGGCGGACTTCATGCGCCTCGATGCCGAACTCTTCCGCGCCGCCCGTCTGGTGGTCGACACCGGCATCCACGCGCTGGGCTGGACCGAGGACGAGGCGGTCACCTACATGAACACCACCGGGCGCCAGCCGATCGAGCGGTCGCGTTCGGAGGTGCGGCGCTACATCACGCTCCCCGGCCAGGCGACGGGTTACAAGATCGGGATGTTGAAGATCATGGAACTGCGTGCACGCGCCGAAAGGACGCTGGGCGCGAAGTTCGACATCAAGGGCTTCCACGACCTGCTGATCGCCAGCGGCTCGCAGCCCCTCTCGATCCTCGAGCGCCGCGTTGACGAATGGATCGCGGCCCGGGCGAAGGGGTGA
- a CDS encoding AbrB/MazE/SpoVT family DNA-binding domain-containing protein encodes MNVQRGKLVSGGRLQLPVEIRRALSLSDGDTVLLEVVDGEIHVRPYRDAVTRVQAKLRKYVEPGRSLSDELIAERRAAAENE; translated from the coding sequence ATGAACGTGCAGCGGGGAAAACTTGTCTCGGGAGGAAGGCTGCAATTGCCGGTCGAGATCCGGCGTGCGCTCTCTCTATCCGATGGCGACACCGTGCTGCTCGAAGTGGTCGATGGCGAAATCCACGTGCGGCCCTATCGCGATGCTGTGACCCGGGTTCAGGCGAAGTTGCGCAAGTATGTGGAGCCAGGTCGCAGCTTGTCTGACGAATTGATAGCTGAGCGCCGGGCTGCCGCAGAAAATGAGTGA
- the ald gene encoding alanine dehydrogenase → MRVGVPTEIKNNEYRVGLTPGAVAELTGAGHSVVVQSGAGLGVDFTDAAYEAAGATILPDAAAVFAGADMIVKVKEPQPGEVAMLREDHLLFTYLHLAADKPQAEGLMASGATCIAYETVTAPDGSLPLLKPMSEVAGRMSVQCGAHYLEKHQGGRGVLLGGVPGVEPGKVVILGGGVAGVNAAQMAVGLRADVTIFDISHRRLTELDMVFGNTIRTAFSSSAAIAEAVAGADLVIGAVLVPGAAAPRLVTRAMIASMRPGAVVVDIAIDQGGCFETSHATTHEDPVFLVDGVIHYCVANMPGAVARTSTMALGNATLPYVMKLANLGAEEAMAADPHLAAGLNVAGGRITHRAVAEALDLPFG, encoded by the coding sequence ATGCGCGTCGGCGTCCCCACCGAGATCAAGAATAACGAATACCGCGTCGGCCTCACTCCGGGTGCCGTCGCCGAGCTCACCGGCGCCGGTCATTCCGTGGTGGTGCAGAGCGGCGCGGGCCTCGGCGTCGACTTCACCGATGCCGCCTACGAGGCTGCGGGCGCGACGATCCTTCCCGATGCCGCCGCCGTGTTCGCGGGCGCCGACATGATCGTGAAGGTCAAGGAGCCGCAGCCCGGCGAAGTCGCGATGCTGCGCGAGGATCACCTGCTCTTCACCTATCTCCACCTCGCCGCCGACAAGCCGCAGGCCGAGGGGCTGATGGCATCGGGCGCGACTTGCATCGCCTACGAGACGGTGACCGCGCCCGACGGCTCGCTGCCGCTCCTGAAGCCTATGTCAGAAGTCGCCGGGCGGATGAGCGTGCAGTGCGGTGCGCACTATCTCGAAAAGCACCAGGGCGGACGCGGCGTGCTGCTCGGGGGGGTGCCGGGGGTTGAGCCGGGCAAGGTGGTGATCCTCGGCGGCGGGGTGGCGGGCGTGAACGCGGCGCAGATGGCCGTGGGCCTGCGCGCCGACGTGACGATCTTCGACATCTCGCACCGCCGCCTGACCGAGCTCGACATGGTGTTCGGCAACACCATCCGCACCGCCTTCTCCTCCTCGGCCGCGATTGCCGAGGCGGTGGCCGGGGCCGACCTCGTGATCGGCGCGGTGCTCGTCCCGGGCGCGGCTGCGCCCAGGCTGGTGACGCGCGCGATGATCGCTTCGATGCGCCCGGGCGCAGTGGTGGTCGACATCGCCATCGACCAGGGCGGCTGCTTCGAGACGAGCCATGCCACCACCCACGAAGACCCGGTCTTCCTCGTCGACGGGGTGATCCACTACTGCGTCGCCAACATGCCCGGCGCCGTGGCGCGGACCTCGACCATGGCGCTCGGCAATGCAACGCTGCCCTATGTGATGAAGCTTGCCAATCTGGGTGCGGAAGAGGCGATGGCCGCCGATCCGCACCTTGCCGCAGGGCTCAACGTCGCGGGCGGCCGGATCACCCACCGCGCGGTCGCCGAGGCGCTCGACCTGCCCTTCGGCTGA
- a CDS encoding tyrosine-type recombinase/integrase, which yields MNNKIAQQALPKAKPYELRDAKLNGLLLRVQPSGVKTWYLEFERGKRIRLGRLSSMGHSEAVEAAKNALGPYWAGTDPRIERQKRKQVSTFGDFIDEHYADWAAAHQKTASATIKRLKVSFSKFLNMPMATISPLDMERWRAQRMKDGVKTNTVNRDITAIKAALNRAVEWELIAVNPIAKVKKAREDKEVRVRYLDEAEEHRLRSQLKKREQEAREARERTNQWRRDRKMEPLPSLHAFPFTDHLMPMVLLSINTGMRRGELFDLKWSHVNFDRRIVTVSAQTAKSRKTRHIPLNAEAFETLKAWRSQCDLGNSRVFESDDGARFDNVNSSWKKLLEDAKIADFRWHDMRHHFASRLAMGAVDLNTIRELLGHSDYGMTLRYAHLAPEHRREAVEVLDKPRPHLKIVATK from the coding sequence ATGAACAACAAGATCGCTCAGCAGGCGCTACCAAAGGCAAAGCCTTATGAGCTGCGCGATGCCAAGCTGAATGGCCTTCTGCTTCGGGTACAGCCATCGGGCGTCAAGACATGGTACCTGGAGTTCGAACGCGGCAAGCGCATCCGGCTCGGTCGGCTGAGCAGTATGGGTCACAGCGAAGCTGTTGAGGCCGCCAAGAATGCACTGGGCCCATACTGGGCGGGGACGGACCCGCGTATCGAGCGCCAGAAACGAAAGCAGGTGTCGACCTTCGGCGACTTCATCGACGAGCATTATGCGGATTGGGCTGCTGCGCATCAGAAAACGGCTTCCGCTACGATCAAGCGCCTGAAGGTCTCCTTCAGTAAGTTTCTGAACATGCCAATGGCGACGATTTCGCCGCTCGATATGGAGCGCTGGCGCGCCCAGCGAATGAAGGACGGCGTGAAGACCAATACGGTCAATCGCGACATCACCGCCATCAAGGCAGCCCTCAACCGCGCGGTCGAGTGGGAGCTCATCGCGGTCAACCCGATCGCCAAGGTGAAAAAGGCGCGAGAGGACAAGGAAGTCCGAGTCCGGTATCTCGATGAGGCAGAAGAGCATCGCTTGCGCTCTCAGCTCAAGAAGCGCGAGCAGGAGGCAAGAGAGGCACGGGAGCGGACCAACCAGTGGCGTCGGGATCGCAAGATGGAGCCACTGCCAAGCCTCCATGCCTTTCCCTTCACCGATCACCTGATGCCGATGGTGCTTCTTTCGATCAACACCGGCATGCGCCGTGGCGAGCTGTTCGATCTTAAATGGTCCCATGTGAACTTCGACCGGCGGATCGTGACGGTGTCGGCGCAGACGGCAAAGTCGCGAAAGACGCGGCACATTCCGCTCAATGCCGAGGCCTTCGAGACTCTCAAGGCGTGGCGATCGCAATGCGATCTGGGCAATAGTCGCGTATTCGAGAGCGACGATGGAGCGCGCTTCGACAACGTCAACTCGTCATGGAAGAAGCTGCTCGAAGACGCGAAGATCGCCGACTTTCGTTGGCACGATATGCGCCACCATTTCGCCTCACGCCTCGCGATGGGGGCCGTTGATCTCAACACCATCCGAGAGCTGCTGGGTCACAGCGATTATGGGATGACGTTGCGCTATGCCCACCTTGCGCCTGAGCATCGGCGCGAAGCGGTAGAGGTTCTCGACAAGCCGAGACCGCACCTCAAGATTGTGGCGACGAAGTAG
- a CDS encoding DUF2141 domain-containing protein: MNALPSLPNLSRPVRRAAGGALLAGALALPVAAQGFTYARTMTNDLAQCAAGKGPAVRITVNGLKSSEGNLFVRAYPANSRDWLQSKRYVMRVDARPQPGSMTVCVPLPAAGDYAIAVHHDVNGNRKSDLADGAGMSNNPGIRKILGLVPRPPSVDKTRFSADGGVSRMSINIQYM; encoded by the coding sequence ATGAACGCTCTGCCGTCCCTCCCCAACCTGTCCCGCCCTGTCCGCCGCGCCGCGGGCGGGGCGCTGCTGGCCGGTGCCCTCGCGCTGCCGGTGGCGGCGCAGGGCTTCACCTATGCCCGCACGATGACGAACGATCTTGCGCAATGCGCCGCGGGCAAGGGTCCGGCGGTGCGCATCACGGTCAACGGACTGAAGTCCTCCGAGGGAAACCTCTTCGTGCGCGCCTATCCCGCCAACAGCCGCGACTGGCTGCAGAGCAAGCGCTACGTCATGCGCGTCGATGCGCGGCCGCAGCCCGGCAGCATGACGGTGTGCGTGCCCCTCCCCGCAGCGGGGGACTATGCCATCGCGGTCCACCACGATGTCAACGGCAACCGCAAGTCCGATCTGGCGGATGGGGCGGGGATGTCGAACAATCCCGGGATCAGGAAGATCCTCGGCCTCGTCCCGCGCCCGCCCTCGGTCGACAAGACCCGCTTCAGCGCGGATGGCGGTGTGAGCCGGATGTCGATCAACATCCAGTACATGTGA
- a CDS encoding diacylglycerol/lipid kinase family protein, protein MATPIYEFAQIPRVDAASRARARVRRMRDAGQAPTVGVIYNPRSHRNLGADFDCGICPHVHIAQPRERGQLPLALAEFAEKGIDLLVINGGDGTVRDVLTCGQAVFGEEWPAIAVLPKGKTNALTVDLGVPDDWTLQDAIDALDHGSRIYRRPMNVSALGTDAKPGAVSRVAGFILGAGAFTKATQAGQSAHKLGAFNSMVVAVTGIWALLQSLFATRGNAWRKGARMRIGLGAADAPMVHSGHGDPAMRQLLFASTLERLPAGIKPFGALRSGLKLVAIDQISRRTTALIPLMLLGKIKGPLRQRGIHQLAATQFSLSIDDQFILDGEAFPAGDYRIEQGPELAFVAP, encoded by the coding sequence ATGGCAACGCCGATCTACGAATTTGCGCAAATCCCGCGGGTCGACGCCGCCAGCCGCGCCCGTGCGCGTGTCCGGCGGATGCGCGATGCCGGGCAGGCGCCAACGGTCGGCGTGATCTACAATCCGCGCAGCCATCGCAATCTCGGTGCCGATTTCGACTGCGGGATCTGCCCACACGTCCACATCGCCCAGCCGCGCGAGCGCGGTCAACTGCCGCTGGCGCTTGCCGAGTTCGCCGAAAAGGGGATCGACCTTCTCGTGATCAACGGCGGCGACGGGACGGTGCGCGACGTTCTGACCTGCGGACAGGCGGTGTTCGGCGAGGAGTGGCCGGCGATCGCGGTGCTGCCCAAGGGCAAGACCAACGCGCTCACCGTCGATCTCGGCGTGCCGGACGACTGGACCTTGCAGGACGCGATCGACGCGCTCGATCACGGCAGCCGTATCTACCGCCGCCCGATGAATGTCTCGGCGCTGGGCACCGACGCCAAGCCCGGCGCGGTCTCGCGCGTGGCGGGCTTCATCCTCGGCGCGGGCGCCTTCACCAAGGCGACCCAGGCCGGGCAAAGCGCACACAAGCTCGGTGCCTTCAACTCGATGGTGGTCGCCGTGACCGGCATCTGGGCGCTGCTCCAGTCGCTGTTCGCGACCCGCGGCAACGCCTGGCGCAAGGGCGCGCGGATGCGCATCGGGCTGGGCGCGGCCGATGCGCCGATGGTCCATAGCGGGCACGGCGATCCCGCGATGCGCCAGCTGCTCTTCGCCTCGACGCTCGAGCGGCTCCCGGCCGGGATCAAGCCGTTCGGCGCGCTCCGGAGTGGGCTGAAGCTGGTAGCTATCGATCAGATTTCGCGCCGCACCACGGCGCTGATCCCGCTGATGCTGCTCGGCAAGATCAAGGGCCCGCTGCGCCAGCGCGGCATCCACCAGCTCGCCGCGACCCAGTTCAGCCTGTCGATCGACGATCAGTTCATCCTCGACGGCGAGGCCTTCCCCGCGGGCGACTATCGCATCGAGCAGGGGCCGGAGCTCGCCTTCGTCGCACCATGA
- a CDS encoding heparinase II/III family protein, whose product MATLLRTPAAARADALVERVAEAPVLPLGSGAEPGTEPPAPPRPEEPSRALALSDVIAVKAGPGEALIRLAYRIGIPGHAIAAPFRRPQAPRVIATVESPNRGDRAAGTALRAGHFLIHGVRLPIASFDFSLPAHHAPGVERVVHSFAWLADLAASAPRADGAAVAERIATQWLHAHGVPGKGPAWETELTGLRLVAWLVHAPLMLGGNDKALKSRLLAAIGATAGWLDKRAPREPAGFGQVAAWAGVVAAGLLLPHGRPRRLFGEAGLVRALGDMVGEDGGVLSRCPAAQLDAVRLLTDLLACYEAVKVAPPPALAVMRELLVPPLLGLRHGDGSLGSWQGQGAIPADRVNAVIEASGVRTRPLAQAGGWGYQRIKAGETLVQFDTAPPPRAKHARTGCASTLAFELSDGPQRIIVNCGGAALAGGQVPARIGQGLRATAAFSTLVLDNANSTAVLLHGKLGKGVETVEFDRRTVPGRAREATRIEAAHDGYAGRFGLTHRRILTLSGDGTELAGEDILVPTAKNGKRGKIGFAIRFHLGRGVEVQLSGDKRGASLLLPDGRLWQFRLGGDRAGADAITLSAEDSLWVDGEGRPHATEQLVIEGLALRSGGQFSWLLRKTG is encoded by the coding sequence ATGGCGACGCTGCTGCGCACCCCTGCCGCGGCCCGGGCCGATGCGCTGGTGGAGCGGGTGGCGGAGGCTCCGGTGCTACCGCTCGGCAGCGGGGCCGAACCTGGGACGGAACCGCCAGCACCGCCGCGCCCGGAGGAGCCCTCGCGCGCGCTCGCCCTGTCGGATGTCATCGCGGTGAAGGCCGGGCCGGGCGAAGCGCTGATCCGGCTCGCCTACCGCATCGGCATCCCCGGTCATGCCATCGCCGCTCCGTTCCGCCGCCCGCAGGCGCCTCGGGTGATAGCGACGGTGGAAAGCCCCAACCGCGGCGACCGCGCGGCAGGCACGGCCCTGCGCGCGGGGCACTTCCTGATCCACGGCGTGCGCCTCCCCATCGCGAGCTTCGATTTCTCGCTGCCCGCGCACCACGCCCCCGGCGTAGAACGGGTGGTCCATTCCTTCGCCTGGCTCGCCGATCTTGCCGCCAGCGCGCCGCGCGCCGACGGTGCCGCCGTGGCCGAGCGGATCGCGACCCAGTGGCTCCACGCCCACGGCGTCCCCGGCAAGGGTCCGGCATGGGAAACCGAACTGACGGGCCTGCGGCTCGTCGCTTGGCTAGTGCACGCGCCGCTGATGCTCGGCGGCAACGACAAGGCGCTGAAATCCCGCCTGCTCGCCGCCATCGGCGCGACCGCGGGCTGGCTCGACAAGCGCGCCCCGAGGGAGCCTGCGGGCTTCGGACAGGTCGCCGCCTGGGCAGGCGTCGTGGCAGCGGGGCTGCTGCTCCCCCACGGCAGACCGCGGCGGCTGTTCGGCGAGGCCGGGCTGGTCCGGGCGCTGGGCGACATGGTCGGCGAGGACGGAGGGGTGCTGTCGCGCTGCCCTGCCGCACAGCTCGACGCGGTCCGCCTGCTGACCGATCTGCTGGCCTGCTACGAGGCGGTGAAGGTGGCGCCCCCGCCCGCGCTCGCGGTGATGCGCGAGCTGCTTGTCCCGCCGCTGCTCGGCCTGCGCCACGGCGACGGGTCGCTCGGCAGCTGGCAGGGACAGGGCGCGATCCCCGCCGACCGCGTCAACGCCGTGATCGAGGCAAGCGGCGTGCGCACCCGTCCGCTGGCGCAGGCCGGGGGCTGGGGCTACCAGCGCATCAAGGCGGGCGAGACCCTCGTCCAGTTCGACACCGCCCCGCCGCCGCGCGCGAAGCACGCCCGCACCGGCTGCGCCTCGACGCTTGCCTTCGAGCTTTCGGACGGGCCGCAGCGGATCATCGTCAATTGCGGCGGCGCGGCGCTCGCCGGCGGGCAGGTCCCCGCACGCATCGGCCAGGGCCTGCGCGCCACCGCCGCCTTCTCGACCCTTGTGCTCGACAACGCCAATTCCACCGCCGTCCTGCTCCACGGCAAGCTCGGCAAGGGCGTGGAGACGGTGGAGTTCGACCGCCGCACCGTCCCCGGTCGGGCGCGCGAGGCGACCCGGATCGAAGCCGCGCATGACGGCTATGCCGGCCGCTTCGGCCTCACCCACCGGCGCATCCTGACGCTGAGCGGGGACGGAACCGAACTCGCCGGCGAGGACATTCTCGTGCCCACCGCGAAGAACGGGAAGCGCGGCAAGATCGGCTTCGCGATCCGCTTCCACCTCGGGCGGGGGGTGGAGGTGCAACTTTCCGGCGACAAGCGGGGTGCCAGCCTGCTGCTGCCCGACGGTCGGCTCTGGCAATTCCGGCTCGGCGGCGATAGGGCGGGCGCCGACGCAATCACCCTGTCTGCCGAGGACAGCCTGTGGGTCGACGGCGAGGGCCGCCCCCACGCCACCGAGCAGCTGGTGATCGAGGGACTGGCATTGCGCAGCGGGGGGCAATTCTCCTGGCTGCTGAGAAAAACGGGGTAG
- a CDS encoding YnfA family protein codes for MTYLIFIGAALAEIAGCFAFWAWLRLDRSPIWLIPGALSLCLFAVLLTFVEAEHAGRTYAAYGGIYILSALVWLWMAEGIKPDRWDTIGVAICLLGASIILWGPRPV; via the coding sequence ATGACCTACTTGATCTTCATCGGTGCAGCGCTGGCCGAGATCGCGGGCTGCTTCGCGTTCTGGGCTTGGCTGCGCCTTGATCGCAGCCCGATCTGGCTGATCCCTGGCGCTCTGTCACTGTGCCTTTTCGCGGTCCTTCTTACGTTCGTCGAGGCTGAGCATGCTGGTCGCACCTACGCGGCTTACGGTGGGATTTATATTCTGTCCGCGCTGGTTTGGCTTTGGATGGCTGAGGGGATCAAACCTGATCGTTGGGATACCATTGGAGTGGCCATCTGCTTGTTAGGGGCTTCGATCATTCTGTGGGGGCCGCGCCCAGTTTAA
- a CDS encoding type II toxin-antitoxin system VapC family toxin: MSDKRYMLDASAVLAMMLGENGGDQVRERLAASHISAVNLSEVVAKLQEGGVPDEVITSSLAELNFDVLAFDQSQAVHAGLLRAATRSVGLSLGDRACLSAAESCNAVAVTTDRAWGKLDVDIAVEVLR; the protein is encoded by the coding sequence ATGAGTGATAAGCGCTATATGCTCGATGCCTCGGCTGTGCTCGCGATGATGCTCGGTGAGAACGGCGGCGATCAGGTTCGAGAGCGACTTGCTGCCAGCCACATAAGCGCCGTCAACCTTTCTGAGGTTGTTGCCAAACTACAAGAAGGCGGTGTGCCCGATGAGGTCATAACGTCCAGTCTTGCAGAGCTGAATTTCGATGTGCTCGCGTTCGATCAGAGTCAGGCAGTACATGCCGGACTGCTGCGTGCTGCGACGCGAAGTGTTGGATTGTCCTTGGGGGATCGAGCCTGCCTTAGCGCAGCCGAGTCGTGCAATGCAGTTGCAGTGACTACCGATCGGGCATGGGGCAAACTCGACGTTGATATCGCCGTCGAAGTTCTTCGCTAA
- the rpe gene encoding ribulose-phosphate 3-epimerase: MPAPLISPSILSADFARLGEEVRAIDAAGADWIHIDVMDGHFVPNITIGPDVVKALRPHSAKPFDVHLMIAPVDPYLQAFAEAGADIITVHPEAGPHIHRTLQAIKALGKKAGVVINPGTPVEVLDNLMDMADLILVMSVNPGFGGQSFIPSQLDKIARIRSMITRSGRAIHLEVDGGVNAETARMCVEAGADVLVAGSATFKGGQDAYAANIAALKGER, translated from the coding sequence ATGCCTGCCCCCCTGATCTCCCCCTCGATCCTCTCCGCCGATTTTGCGCGGCTGGGCGAGGAGGTGCGCGCCATCGACGCGGCGGGGGCGGACTGGATCCACATCGACGTGATGGACGGCCATTTCGTGCCGAACATCACCATCGGTCCCGATGTCGTGAAGGCGCTGCGCCCCCATTCGGCCAAGCCCTTCGACGTCCACCTGATGATTGCGCCGGTCGATCCCTATCTACAGGCCTTCGCCGAGGCCGGGGCGGACATCATCACCGTTCACCCCGAGGCGGGGCCGCACATCCATCGCACGCTCCAGGCGATCAAGGCGCTCGGCAAGAAGGCGGGCGTGGTGATCAATCCCGGCACGCCGGTCGAGGTGCTCGACAACCTGATGGACATGGCCGACCTCATCCTCGTGATGAGCGTCAATCCCGGTTTCGGCGGGCAGAGCTTCATCCCCTCGCAGCTCGACAAGATTGCCCGCATCCGCTCGATGATCACGCGCTCCGGCCGCGCCATCCATCTCGAGGTTGACGGCGGGGTGAACGCCGAAACCGCACGGATGTGCGTCGAGGCGGGGGCCGACGTGCTGGTTGCGGGCTCGGCGACGTTCAAGGGCGGGCAGGACGCCTATGCCGCCAACATCGCCGCGCTGAAGGGCGAGAGGTGA
- a CDS encoding Lrp/AsnC family transcriptional regulator translates to MDRIDRKILDLLSADARLTGEQIGERVGLSPSAAHRRVKALEETGAILGYRARLSRAARGNPSTVFVQVTLTDQRQATMLAFEAALARTEQVAEAYLMSGPSDYLVKVLVRDDDSYERIHREILSAFPGVQRLVSQFTIRTLEGGD, encoded by the coding sequence ATGGACCGTATTGACCGGAAAATTCTCGATCTGCTGTCGGCCGACGCGCGGCTTACCGGCGAGCAGATCGGCGAGCGCGTCGGCCTCAGCCCTTCCGCCGCGCACCGCCGCGTCAAGGCTCTCGAAGAGACCGGCGCGATCCTCGGCTACCGGGCGCGGCTCTCGCGCGCGGCGCGCGGCAATCCATCGACCGTGTTCGTGCAGGTCACGCTCACCGACCAGCGCCAGGCGACGATGCTCGCCTTCGAGGCGGCGCTGGCGCGCACCGAACAGGTGGCCGAGGCCTATCTGATGAGCGGGCCTTCGGACTACCTCGTGAAGGTGCTGGTGCGCGACGACGACAGCTACGAGCGGATTCACCGCGAGATCCTCTCTGCCTTTCCGGGAGTGCAACGGCTGGTCAGCCAGTTCACGATCCGCACGCTTGAAGGCGGTGACTGA
- a CDS encoding cation transporter has translation MSGEGDLNLDTAEKRRTLWIVLWLNVAIAVGFFITGIAGDSNALLANGLDNSSDAAVYALSLLALSRSRTWKRGAARFSGIMLLIFAGGVIADAIRRFVEGSEPTGIMMMAMAAVAAVVNLICLKLLNEMNEKDVNLRAATTFSFNDFISNGGIIVAAIIVTVSGANWPDLVVGIAVAGIALYGGVEILQDAHMDVHDEDGTEHEKGDQLNL, from the coding sequence ATGAGCGGCGAAGGCGACCTTAATCTCGACACAGCCGAAAAGCGGCGCACCTTGTGGATCGTGCTGTGGCTTAACGTCGCCATCGCTGTAGGCTTCTTCATTACCGGCATCGCGGGCGATTCAAATGCTCTGCTCGCTAACGGGCTGGATAACTCATCGGACGCGGCGGTCTATGCGCTGAGCCTGCTGGCCCTGTCCCGTTCGCGAACTTGGAAGCGCGGCGCGGCACGCTTTTCCGGTATTATGCTGCTCATTTTCGCAGGCGGCGTCATCGCCGATGCCATTCGGCGCTTTGTTGAAGGATCGGAGCCAACTGGCATCATGATGATGGCAATGGCAGCGGTGGCGGCTGTCGTGAACCTGATCTGCTTGAAGCTACTCAATGAAATGAACGAGAAGGACGTCAATCTTCGCGCGGCGACCACCTTCAGCTTCAACGATTTCATCTCCAACGGCGGCATCATCGTCGCCGCCATCATCGTGACGGTATCCGGCGCAAATTGGCCCGATCTTGTGGTCGGTATCGCTGTCGCCGGAATAGCGCTGTATGGCGGTGTCGAGATCCTTCAGGATGCCCACATGGACGTCCATGATGAGGATGGCACAGAGCATGAGAAGGGTGATCAGCTCAACCTGTAA